The Thiorhodovibrio litoralis genome includes a window with the following:
- a CDS encoding ribbon-helix-helix protein, CopG family, whose translation MSISIRLDQETETALHQHLRQAGKTQSAFVREAIREKLARYLPDASTPYQLGEPLFGRYASGESGRSAGRKALIRERLGEKHQRHRG comes from the coding sequence ATGAGCATTTCCATTCGCCTCGATCAGGAAACGGAAACAGCGCTGCACCAGCATTTGCGGCAAGCGGGTAAGACGCAGTCTGCCTTTGTGCGCGAGGCCATTCGCGAAAAGCTCGCGCGTTATTTGCCTGATGCGTCAACGCCGTATCAGCTGGGGGAGCCTTTGTTTGGTCGCTATGCGAGCGGTGAATCCGGCCGCAGCGCAGGTCGCAAGGCGCTGATTCGGGAGCGACTGGGTGAAAAGCATCAACGGCATCGTGGTTGA